Part of the Leptolyngbya sp. 'hensonii' genome is shown below.
CGTTAGGGCACTGTTAGATGAATGAAAGGAGCGATACGATATGTTAGTAGTCATCCACTGACGCCCGCTGCATAGTCGTCTCCTAGCATTGGCAGATTCTCTCCTTCTTTGACTTTAAGCCTTTCTTCAGAACTCGGTGTATCTGATCTCAGGAGCGATGCGATATGTTAGTAGACATCAAAACTGTCGCCCAATGCATAGTCGTCTCCTGGGTCAGAATTATCCCGTCTCCCCATAAATTCAAATGCAGCGGACGGTTGAAAGATACTGGTGCTAGAGTCGGGGGTATCTGCCGCCGCTGATTTGAGCCGTTAGCTCTCTCGTCCTCGGTTGGGACAGTAGTTGAGGAGCCGCTTATCAGTATCCATATTTTGAATCTGTCGCTCATGCCAATCTGAGTAAGGTTTCTATTGCACGCATGATATGCTCAGAAAACTCGACTCGGTAGGTTCATGAGTGGTATCGACCGTGAAATTATCCTTGACCCCAGGCATATTGCAAAGCATTTACCTGAAACACCGCAAGTCCAAAGATTACTGCGACGAGGTAGATCTGCTCACGTTTTCAATAATGCAGCCACAATGGAGAGAGTTGCTCAAGCAATCATTGAAGGAGGAGAATTTACGGGGGTGATTCGAGGATATGAGCGTTATGGCTTGTATTTTACTGAGGCGATCGGTTACCGAATCAATCCTGAAGATGGCTCCAGCACTACGCTATTCTATGGAGAGGTGAAAATTGATGCAGAAAATCGATACCATGTCATCCCCCGCACTCGACCCAGCCAAGAGTGAATGGGATTTTGTTGAAGTCTGGATTGATCCAATGCTGTCTCCTCCTTATATACTGCTGTTGTTAGGTGACCCAGCCGGAGGTTGCCGTGTGTACGATCCGGCTGAGAATTATAAAGTTGTCTTCAACAGCGCAACCTATGATGAAGCTCAAACTTGGTTGCTGGAGGATGAGTATGAACCAGTTGAAGGGAGACTTTCAGCAACAGAGTTGTAAACGGGCAATAGAACTGAGTAGTGAGAGAGCTAACAAGTCGATGAAGCGGACGGTTGAAAAGCTGTTGGTGCTGAGTTCTAGGTTATCTGCAGCCGCTGAACAGCAACGTTAGCCTGCTAGTTCGCACTGTTCTCTTACTCATACTACAAGCCACGCCTAAGGAGGATTGTATGATGAAAAAAGCAATTTCATGACTCCGAAGCAATTCAAATATTAGAGATGACGTGAGGCGCAGTTTTCAAGCCGACGCTCGTTTAAAAAACGATGGGTTACCAGATGCTCTTGCTACTAATCCTATGCTGCTCAGTGATATGGCTAAGGAGTTGGTTTGCTTGGCTGTTAGGCAGGATGCACCAGAGGGGGTAGTCGAAGAACTAATGTCGGCAGTACGTATAATAAAGAATGGTGCGGCGGAACTAGCCCAGTCTACATACCTTACAAAGGTATTGCGTGAGCTTCGTGGATTGCGTTCCGTGCTGTTTATTGGCTGTACCATATGCACCCTGGATTGTCTTCTTTGTTGTGCAATCGGATGTGCTGTGTGCTACTAGAATTAATGTAGTTCTAAACAGTGAAGAGCGGGTTTTTCTAAAAGCTCTTGAATTGCTTCTTGTCCGGCACGGATGAGAGCTTCAACTTCGTGAGTAGGTGTGTTGCCACATCTTAACCACACTACTTTCGGTGGGGAGCCATATAGACGGCTTCTCTCTGCAAAGTCCGCATCTTGAGTCACAATACAGAAGTTGTTTAACTTGGCAAATTCCCAAATTTCTGTATCTGTCTTCTCTGCTAAACCATGAAATTGTACATGGCTTGCATTAGGGAAAATATCAGCCAAGCGAGTAACCAGTTTTCGGCTTAGGTTCTGATCAAATAGTAGTTTCAAGCAGCACTCACCGACGCAACTAAACGATGGTCGCGATCAGCCGCAAACTCCAGACAAGCTCTTATGTCTGTTTCTGTCAGTTCTGGAAAATCATCAATAATTTCAGCAGTAGACATTCCAACAGCTAGCCACCCAAGAACGTCATACACTGTAATCCGCATCCGACGAATACAAGGCTTCCCCCCACGTTTGTCAGGCTCAATTGTGATAATGTCTCGATAGCTCATAATAAAGTAGATTTTGTGGCTACCAATAGTTTAGAGCAGGTTAACACTGCGCTGCAACGGACGGAACAGAGATCTTGGTGATGATGCAAAGGTTGTCTGCTGCCGTTGAGCTGTGCCATTATCCGTATCGACACGCCTGGCTAAAGGAGCAAGCTTTTAATGCGGACGCAGACACTGCAAGATGGGGCTGAGTCATTCATCGTCTCGATACACGAAGCCGCAGAAAATTCCCCTGTGGTGCTTTTCGCAGTGGGAGCAGGTGGTCAGCCGGAACGTCACACTACGCTTTTGAACGCATTGGCTGAATCCAGTTGCACGGTTGTTGCACCGCATTTCGAGCGACTTGCTTCGCCAATTCCTACAGAAGCGGACTTAACTCTCCGGGCAAGGCGATTGTCCCTCACACTCGACGCGTTCGTTCAACCTGGCGCAACAGCAGCAGGTGTGGGGCATTCTATTGGTGCAGCTACCCTTGTTGCTCTAACGGGAGCACAAATGTGGTTAGGGACCAGTCGGCGCGTCAACATTACACTGGATAGCCGATTAACTCGCCTTGCCCTGTTGGCGACGCCTACCAGGTTCTTCCAAGCTCCGGGAGCACTTGATGCGGTGCGGGTTCCAATTCTGGCATGGGTGGGTTCCAAGGATGGCATCACGCCTCCCGCCCAAACTGAATGGTTAGCTCATGCTATGCGCGATTGGCAAACAGTGGATGTTCGCGTCACTGATGGTGCTGGCCATTTCTCGTTCATGGATCTACCGCCGCCGCAAACTACGGAGCCGTTACCAAACAAGCAGGTATTTCTTCGGGAGCATTCAAGTGAAGTTTGCAAGTTCGTGGTTGGCTAAGGAGCACTATCTGTGGCAAACGACATGCGATAAGTGATACGGATAACATAGACCCTGAGCAACGACAGGTCAAACAAGCAGACCTTGATACCCTGATACTCGCAGCCCAGGAGGGACCTATTGACTTGAAGTATCTAGATGAGTCGGGTTGCTGTTTGTGGAGTTCGCTCAGCTACAGCTACGGTCGAGTGGGAAAACAAAAACGGGTAGAACAAAGGAAAACTCGAGGAGGACGGATCAGCATTTTAGGGCTATAGCATTTGAAGAGTTGGTTAGGACAGATATCTGAAAGCGTTATCTACGGCATCCCAGAGGCTCTCAAACTGCTTGAGCGTTTTACGTAAATAGTGCTTCAGACGTGCCCAAAACTTCTCAATTTTATTCAAATCTGGTGAATAGGTAGGCAAAAATAGTAGCTTGCAACCTGCTGCCTCAATTTGTTCTCGAATCCTTGCCGCTTGATGAAAACTGGCATTATCCATCACCACCACTTGCCCTGGTTTTAATTCTGGTACCAGGAACCTTTTCACCCATGTACTGACTAAAACACCCTCACAGTAGCCTTTGAATGTCATCGGAGCCATCACAACTCGATTGCGCCATCCGGCAATCATGCTAATTCGCTCCGTTCGATGCCCTAACTTCAGTCCCTCAAATCGTTTTGACGACTCGCACCAACCATAGGCATAGTCTTCTGTATCATCCACTCCTGCTTCATCCACAAATACCAATTGTTCGGGTGAGTACGTCTCTAACTCAGCTATGAAGGCTTGTCGTTGCGCTTCATCTCGTTCTCGGTAGCCGTAGCTCTTTTTTTACGAGTAAACCCAATTCGCTCTAATGCCTTGCCGATCGTCCGGTCACTGATCGGCACTTCCCAGAACTCAGCCATCCCTTGCTGGGTCAAATGACCATGTTGTTCGGCAAAGTTGCGGAACTTTTCTAAATCAGTAATTTTCGGTTGAGGACCCCGTTGGTAGTGACGATTGGCTGCGACGGAGCCTGTTGCTTCCCGTTGCTTCAACCACAGGTCAATCGTATTACGGCTGATCTTGAACAGTTGGCTGACGTGACTTTTACGATATCCCTCGTCAATCGCATCAAGAACTTTCTGGCGCAGGTCATCACTGTAAGGAGCAGGCATGGGCAGGGCTATTTTTGTTGAGATTTCCCTCTATTGTACCGTCCTAACCATCTCTTCGACTGCAATAGAGCAAACCGGGCAGTTAGCCGGGTTCAGTTCCTTACCAATTGATAGGGAGTGGGAGCGTTGCTGAATAGAAGTATGATTTTCGTGCTTGAGCCTTATGCAGCCTTCACCCTAGCCCTCTCCCAAAGGAGAGGGAACAAGAGTTTTAGCTCCCTTCTCCTGCGGGAGAAGGGTTGGGGATGAGGGTAATTCATATTCGCATTCAGCAAAGCCGGTTTTCTTTCGGGTGATGGTCGATTGCACCATTCAAGTTTTAGATCAAGTTCACGTCTGCCATCACTTCCACGATCGCCGGACCGTTATAGCCCAGGGCATCCGCCATCGCTTTGTCTAAGTCTTGCTTTTGGGTGACCCGCACGCCCATGCCACCGCAGATTTCAGCATACTTAGCAAAGCTGGGATTGTGTAAGGATGTTTGCCACACATCCCATTCTCCAGCTCGCTGTTCCTTGCTGATTTTGCCCAGCTCGCAGTTGTTGAGCAGGATGTGGGTAATGTTCATGTTGTATTTCACGGCGGTGGTAAAATCCCCCATATACTGGCCAAAGCCGCCATCTCCAGAGACAGAGACAATGGGGCGATCGTGCCCCACAGCGGCCCAGGCTCCCATTGCCCCCGGAAAACCGAAGCCAATAGAACCCAGGTAGCCCGACATCAGCACGGACTGAGCACGGCACTCAAAGTATCGGCCAAAGGAGTAGGTATTGTTTCCCACATCTACCGAGATCACTGCATTTTCAGGAACCTGGCGGGTCATCGCGGCAAAAATCGCAGCAGAATTCACCCCATTGCCCTGGTCATCCTGTTCCCGATGGCGTTTCTCCGCGCGCCAGATCGCCCAACGTTCTGCTACTTGCGATCGCTGATTCTCGGTCTGAACAGCGCCCACCAATGCCTGTTGCAACTGCTCTACCACCACGCTAATTTCACCCCACACCGGTACGGTCACTGGATGAAACTTACCCAGGGCTAAGGGATCGAAATCAACTTGAATAATGGGCTTGCCGGGATAAATCCCCGTATGGTTTGAGAACGATGCGCCAAACACCAGCAGCACATCAGCCTCGTTCATCAACCAGGAGGCGATCGGAGTCCCGCTACGCCCCAGCACCCCACAACCCAGGGGATGGTAATCGGAGATTTGTCCTTTCCCCTTGAAAGTGGTCAACACCGGAGCATTCAACTGTTCTGCCAGCTCAGTAATTGCTGGCATCGTAAAACGAGCACCGTGACCGACAATAATCACAGGACGCTTTGAGGCTTTCAGGAGTTCAACGGCTTGCTGCAAGGATTCTGGGGGGGGTGCGATCTGCATCGGCGTGATGCGTCCTTGGGGACCAGACGCTTTAGCATTGGTTGCAGCCAGTTCATTCTGCACTTCATCCGGAAAAATCAGATGAGCCACATCCCGTTTGAGCAGAGCATGTTTGATGGCTTGAGTCATTAACTCGCCATGCTTGCTGTGGCTGAGAACCGTCTGGCTCCAGGCGGCTACCCCACTGAAAGCAGCAGACAAATCACATTCCTGAAAATTCCCTGTACCCAACACTTGGGTACTGACTTGCCCCGTCATGGCCAGGATGGGAGCGCGATCGACTTTGGCATCCCACAGTCCGGTCAGCAGGTTGGTGGCTCCCGGACCAGCGATGGTTAAGCAAGCAGCCGGACGACCTGTCAGCTTGGCATACGCAGAAGCTGCAAATGCTCCTGCTCCTTCGTGGCGAATCCCGATGAAGGTGAGTTTCCCCTGTGCTTCTTGCCGCCGCAAGGCATCTGCCAACCCCAGGTTGGAGTGACCCACCATGCCAAAGACATGGGTGATGCCCCAGTTCACCAGGGTTTCTGCCATCACATCCGTCACAGTGCGAAGGTGAGGCTTTTCATCAGAGACGGTGACATAGATGCCATCGTCTCTGACTTCTACGGGAAAGGCTTCCAGCGCATCATCCACCTCCAGATTTCCAGGGGGTTTGCCCGTCAGAGGGCAGTAGTCCCAGCCATGCCAGGGACAACGCAATAAGCCATTTTCAATCGACCCTTCTCCCAACGGCCCCCCTTGGTGCGGGCAGCGGTTATCCAGGGCACCATACTGACCGTTGTAGTGAGTCATGGCCAGACTTTTGTGCCCTACCGTCACCGTTTTGACGCGACCTTCGGGTAATTCGTCCAATTCCAGTACTTTGAACCAGTGCGTTGCGGCAGCAGTCATGATTATTCTTCCTGACTATTCTTTACTGACTAAAGGGGCATGACTCCGGCATAGTTGACCCCAGTGAGATAGGCCATCTCCCGATCCCAGGTGGTCAAATCATCCAGACAGAATTGATTCAGGTGGGTATGACCACAGGCGCGAGCCATCACTTGCATGAGTTCTGTTGAGGCACGGAAGAAGCGGTTCAAGCGTTGTGCTGCTTCGTCGATGATCAATCGCGATCGCAGGTGTTCTTTTTGGGTCGCAATGCCAACCGGGCAGTTGTCGGTATGGCAGGCGCGCATCCCCAGACAGCCGATCGCCTGAATCGCCGCATTGGAGAGCGCAACGCCATCGGCTCCTAGCGCTAAGGCTTTGGCGAAATCGGCTGGCGTCCTCAAGCCTCCGGTCACAATCAAGGTGACATGGGTGGCCCCCCGTTGATTAAGATAGCGTCTCGCTCTGGCTAAGGCTGGCATCGTGGGCACAGAGATGTTATCTCGGAAGATCAATGGGGCTGCGCCCGTGCCACCCCCTCGTCCATCCAGAATAATGTAGTCCACGCCAATCCGGAGTGCTGCTTCGATATCTTGCTCAACGTGCTGTGCCGACAGTTTGACCCCGATGGGAATGCCCCCTGTCGTATCGCGCACTGTCTCAGCAAATTTGCGAAAGTCTTCAACCGATTCCCAGTCAGGGAACCGGGGGGGAGAAACGGCGGGTTGCCCTTCCTTTAGACCCCGGACTTCCGCAATTCTACCCTTCACTTTGTTTCCCGGCAGGTGACCACCTGTGCCCGTTTTAGCGCCCTGACCGCATTTGAAGTGAAATGCCTGCACTTGCATCAGCTTGTCCAACGAAAAGCCAAAGCGAGCGGATGCCAATTCATAGAAGTAACGACTGTTATTACCTTGTTCCTCTGGCAACATGCCGCCTTCCCCTGAACAAATACCGGTTCCAGCGAGTTCTGCTCCCTTTGCCAGGGCAACTTTCGCCTCTTCTGATAGGGCACCAAAGCTCATATCGGAGACAAAAAGGGGAATGTCGAGTTTGAGGGGTTGCTTGGATTGGGGACCAATGACTAACTCTGTGCCCACTGCCACATCCTCTAACTGGGGCAGCCGAGCCAATTGCGCGGTTACAAACTGAAGTTTTGCCCATTGGGGAAGCTCTGGAGCCGGAATACCCATGGCCGCGACGGGGCCGTGGTGGCCGGTTTTGGAGAGCCCACTCGTGGCTAGTGCGTGGATCAGCTGGGTGTGGGGTTCCTCAATCGTGCCGTGGATATCCGCATATTGGCCCTGGTAAGCATCCCGATCGTAGGGTTGGGGATGGTTTTGTTTCCAAGCAATAATTTCGTCGGCATCAATATAGACATCGCCATTTTCAACCCAGGCTTCAAACTTATCCAGGGCTTCGTTGTTGCTGTAAGCACTCACGCCGCTGTCAAACCGATAGTCCCACTGATGAACGCCACAGACGATGTTGTTGCCCTCGATATAACCATCTGCCATCAGGGCACCCCGGTGTTGACAGCGACCATAAAGTACGGATACCTGGTCGTCCCAGCGCACCATCACCAAATCAATTCCCTCAGCGATCGCCCCAACAGGTTGGCGATCGGGAATCTCATGCCACACTGCAATCTTGATTTTGTTTACCATCAGGGCCTATCCACATCCTCTCAGTACACTGCAGATTTTATGGTTTGTTGCACTCCAAATTTATACATGAATGAGGCATGAATATAGAATTTCCTCAAGTTATCTCAATATCTTTATAACGATCAAACTGCCCTGATCCAAGAAAAATGGATATTCTTGAAGATTCAAAAATTCGAGTTGATGGGGATTGAGTTCTCCCTATTTACTGGTCTATTAAGGCATCCAAGCAGCAAACGCCAATTACTTGCGTGCCTTGCTTGGCCAATTCAGCTCGAATGTTTTGAGTTCAGGAATTGAGGGCAGCTTTGGAAGCTCTGTAGGAAACAAATACAGGGGCATTAGTAATGGATACCACCGACATCATGTTGACGATGCACGTTGTGCCGCCAGAGGCGAACGCGCCGCCACCATTACGTTGCAAGATCGGTGCAAAGGCCCGCACCATCAAAAGCGTACCGAAGTAGTTGGTATTCATCTCCCACTGAGCCGTTTCCACACTGGTCGCAGTAAATAGCCCACCAGAGCCGATCATGCCAGCATTGTTAGTGAACCATAACGGCACAATGCAACGGTGGTAGGAAACCTCAACAACCACACCAGCGTCTCTCGATCGTGGGCTGCCCTGACGTGTTAGCCCTCGCCTGCACTATAGCAATCCTCATTTTCTCAACTTGGCTAGAGCATCTTCAGCAGCCTGCTTTTCTGCATTTTTCTTACTGCTACCTTGACCCTCGCCGTAGAGTTTGCCATCCACATAAACCCTAGAAATAAACTCTGGAGCATGATCTGCCCCACCTGATTTTTCTGTGACGTACTTTGGAGGAGTTGCTGCTCCATTTGCCTGCATGAGTTCCTGGAACTTATTTTTAGAGTCAATATTTGAGCGAACTGCCATCACTTCTTTTGGCACAGAATCAAATAGTTGCGCTACTAAAGGGCGTAGCACCTCAATGTTGCGACTGTTATCTAGATAGTAAGCACCAATCACTGCCTCAAAAGTGCTGCTAAGAAGATTTGGATTCTGATAACCACCATCACGAATAGCACCTTGTCCCAAACGCATTCTGAAATCCAAGCCAACTTCAACAGCAAATCTGGCAAGCTGTTTTTCATCTACAAGTGCTGACCGCCGTCGGGTCATGTCATCTTCTCCCATCTCAGGATTAACCTGATACAGATATTCACCACTCAGGAAATTTAGAATAGCATCACCTAGAAACTCTAGACGCTCGTTATCTCCACCTTCTCCAGAGTTTTCATTGATATATGAGCGATGGGTGAGGGCTCGGCGTAAAAGCTTCTCGTCGTTAAACATCAAGAGTTTATGCATTTTCCCCTTCTTAATTCACTAAAACCTGATTTGTGCAAGAACGGGATTGTCGAGGTGGATAGAGACTATTCCCACGAGAGTTATTACAGGGCAAACATGCCAACCGTAGATTTTCTAGGGAGTTTGAACCAACTCGACTTTTAGGTTTTAGATGGTCGAGGATTATCTACTTGCGTTCTCACAGACAACCCAGAGGGCTGAGCTTGGGCGTTAGCCCTGCGCCTCATGAAAATGGAGGCAATTCCGGATGACGGGGCAAGGTGTCAGCGAACTCAGCCCAACTAAGGTGTTTTGAATGCCAGTAATGCAGAGTTGGCTTCACTGACTCTGGGTTGTCCAGACTACCGATCGTGATGTCAATGAGGCCTGGCAAGAAACTCGCCGTGAAAGTGATCTGGGTACCACAGGCCACACAAAAGCCCCGCTTGGCTTCAGGAGATGATGCGAAAGGTTTTGGCTGTGCCTTGCTGAAATGAACTTGATCTTCTTGATACATGGCCCAAGCAACGGCTG
Proteins encoded:
- a CDS encoding DUF5615 family PIN-like protein, with the protein product MKLLFDQNLSRKLVTRLADIFPNASHVQFHGLAEKTDTEIWEFAKLNNFCIVTQDADFAERSRLYGSPPKVVWLRCGNTPTHEVEALIRAGQEAIQELLEKPALHCLELH
- a CDS encoding DUF433 domain-containing protein, encoding MSYRDIITIEPDKRGGKPCIRRMRITVYDVLGWLAVGMSTAEIIDDFPELTETDIRACLEFAADRDHRLVASVSAA
- a CDS encoding thiamine pyrophosphate-binding protein, giving the protein MTAAATHWFKVLELDELPEGRVKTVTVGHKSLAMTHYNGQYGALDNRCPHQGGPLGEGSIENGLLRCPWHGWDYCPLTGKPPGNLEVDDALEAFPVEVRDDGIYVTVSDEKPHLRTVTDVMAETLVNWGITHVFGMVGHSNLGLADALRRQEAQGKLTFIGIRHEGAGAFAASAYAKLTGRPAACLTIAGPGATNLLTGLWDAKVDRAPILAMTGQVSTQVLGTGNFQECDLSAAFSGVAAWSQTVLSHSKHGELMTQAIKHALLKRDVAHLIFPDEVQNELAATNAKASGPQGRITPMQIAPPPESLQQAVELLKASKRPVIIVGHGARFTMPAITELAEQLNAPVLTTFKGKGQISDYHPLGCGVLGRSGTPIASWLMNEADVLLVFGASFSNHTGIYPGKPIIQVDFDPLALGKFHPVTVPVWGEISVVVEQLQQALVGAVQTENQRSQVAERWAIWRAEKRHREQDDQGNGVNSAAIFAAMTRQVPENAVISVDVGNNTYSFGRYFECRAQSVLMSGYLGSIGFGFPGAMGAWAAVGHDRPIVSVSGDGGFGQYMGDFTTAVKYNMNITHILLNNCELGKISKEQRAGEWDVWQTSLHNPSFAKYAEICGGMGVRVTQKQDLDKAMADALGYNGPAIVEVMADVNLI
- a CDS encoding glutamate synthase-related protein, with translation MVNKIKIAVWHEIPDRQPVGAIAEGIDLVMVRWDDQVSVLYGRCQHRGALMADGYIEGNNIVCGVHQWDYRFDSGVSAYSNNEALDKFEAWVENGDVYIDADEIIAWKQNHPQPYDRDAYQGQYADIHGTIEEPHTQLIHALATSGLSKTGHHGPVAAMGIPAPELPQWAKLQFVTAQLARLPQLEDVAVGTELVIGPQSKQPLKLDIPLFVSDMSFGALSEEAKVALAKGAELAGTGICSGEGGMLPEEQGNNSRYFYELASARFGFSLDKLMQVQAFHFKCGQGAKTGTGGHLPGNKVKGRIAEVRGLKEGQPAVSPPRFPDWESVEDFRKFAETVRDTTGGIPIGVKLSAQHVEQDIEAALRIGVDYIILDGRGGGTGAAPLIFRDNISVPTMPALARARRYLNQRGATHVTLIVTGGLRTPADFAKALALGADGVALSNAAIQAIGCLGMRACHTDNCPVGIATQKEHLRSRLIIDEAAQRLNRFFRASTELMQVMARACGHTHLNQFCLDDLTTWDREMAYLTGVNYAGVMPL
- a CDS encoding SDR family NAD(P)-dependent oxidoreductase; translation: MVVEVSYHRCIVPLWFTNNAGMIGSGGLFTATSVETAQWEMNTNYFGTLLMVRAFAPILQRNGGGAFASGGTTCIVNMMSVVSITNAPVFVSYRASKAALNS
- the rnc gene encoding ribonuclease III gives rise to the protein MHKLLMFNDEKLLRRALTHRSYINENSGEGGDNERLEFLGDAILNFLSGEYLYQVNPEMGEDDMTRRRSALVDEKQLARFAVEVGLDFRMRLGQGAIRDGGYQNPNLLSSTFEAVIGAYYLDNSRNIEVLRPLVAQLFDSVPKEVMAVRSNIDSKNKFQELMQANGAATPPKYVTEKSGGADHAPEFISRVYVDGKLYGEGQGSSKKNAEKQAAEDALAKLRK
- a CDS encoding HNH endonuclease; protein product: MILDHLKPKSRVGSNSLENLRLACLPCNNSRGNSLYPPRQSRSCTNQVLVN
- a CDS encoding GFA family protein gives rise to the protein MLEEKIEGGCQCGAIRYSISGEPVLAAICHCAMCRRAHAAPAVAWAMYQEDQVHFSKAQPKPFASSPEAKRGFCVACGTQITFTASFLPGLIDITIGSLDNPESVKPTLHYWHSKHLSWAEFADTLPRHPELPPFS